The Blattabacterium sp. DPU genome includes a window with the following:
- the gcvP gene encoding aminomethyl-transferring glycine dehydrogenase, with translation MKVDNVRGKKFYLRHIGPSYDEINKMLKELQCFSINDFIKKTIPEKIRLKKRLNLPNSISEYQYLNHIYKISKKNKIYRSYIGLGYKNTITPSVIQRNILENPSWYTPYTPYQSEISQGRLEALINFQTMVSDLTGMEISNASMLDESTAAADAMFMIFNEKIKKKQIDNNYYFFISDEIHPQTLDVLKTRCFGLGIPIINDSHKNLKKKYNNKKIFGLIISYPSSLGEIYNYSEIIEYSKYHNISVIVSTDLLSLSLLKPPGEWGADVVIGSSQSFGIPMGYGGPHAAFFSTHKQYKRFLPGRIIGISIDKEKKKAFRMSLQTREQHIKREKATSNICTAQVLPAIMASMYALYHGKKGLIEIADCIHKYTKKLEFLLVHNINHLFQVNTFYFDTIRIKTDNISKIRKVAEHKKTNFRYVDKNHLTITLDETTCQEDVNHILSIFCEAYDQNKITYKQTNTKNIDKYQFPNFLKRTSNFLKNKIFHKFYSENELMRYIKRLEKKDISLIHSMIPLGSCTMKLNAAAELFSLSQHEWKNIHPFVPEKQAMGYHFVIKNLQKYLKEITGFSGISLQPNSGAQGEYAGLMVIKHYHHSLQEYQRNIALIPSSSHGTNPASANMAGMKVILVETTSDGSINRIDLLKKVKENKNLISVLMITYPSTYGVYENNIKEIVNIIHDHGGQVYMDGANMNAQIGIIKPAYLGIDVCHLNLHKTFAIPHGGGGPGMGPICVASHLNPFIPTHPFQKRKNNNKKVFTISSSPYGSSLILTISYAYIRLLGPDGLRKCTEISVLNANYIKDRLKKFYNILYVGKNNTVAHELIIDCRVFKSTNIGVIDIAKRMMDYGYHAPTISFPVEGCMMIEPTESESKEELDRFIDTLINIRQEIIEIEDGKFSKENNVLKNAPHSIDILTKDKWKYPYSREKAAYPLHWIKDRKFWPSVSRVDDGYGDRNLICTCN, from the coding sequence ATGAAAGTGGATAACGTCAGAGGAAAAAAATTCTATCTTAGACATATAGGACCATCTTATGATGAGATTAACAAAATGTTAAAAGAATTACAATGTTTTTCGATTAATGATTTTATTAAAAAAACTATTCCTGAAAAAATACGTTTAAAAAAAAGGTTAAATCTTCCTAATTCTATTTCTGAATATCAATATTTGAATCATATTTATAAAATCAGTAAAAAAAATAAAATTTATCGTTCTTACATAGGATTAGGATATAAAAATACTATAACTCCAAGTGTTATTCAAAGAAATATTTTGGAAAATCCTAGTTGGTATACACCATATACTCCTTATCAATCCGAAATATCTCAAGGTCGTTTAGAAGCTTTAATTAATTTTCAAACAATGGTTTCAGATTTAACTGGAATGGAAATTAGTAATGCTTCTATGTTGGACGAATCTACAGCAGCAGCTGATGCTATGTTTATGATTTTTAATGAAAAAATCAAAAAAAAACAAATAGATAATAACTATTATTTTTTTATTTCTGACGAAATACATCCACAAACTTTGGACGTTTTAAAAACAAGATGTTTTGGATTGGGAATTCCCATTATAAATGATAGTCATAAAAATTTAAAAAAAAAATATAATAATAAAAAAATATTTGGATTAATAATATCTTATCCTTCCAGTTTAGGAGAGATATATAATTATAGTGAAATCATTGAATATTCAAAATATCACAATATATCAGTAATAGTTTCTACAGACCTTTTATCTTTATCTTTGTTAAAACCTCCTGGAGAATGGGGAGCTGATGTAGTTATAGGATCTAGTCAATCTTTTGGAATTCCTATGGGATATGGTGGTCCTCATGCTGCTTTTTTTTCTACTCATAAACAGTATAAACGTTTTCTTCCTGGAAGAATTATTGGAATATCTATAGATAAAGAAAAGAAAAAAGCTTTCCGGATGTCTTTACAAACAAGAGAACAACATATAAAAAGAGAAAAAGCTACTTCAAACATTTGTACGGCACAAGTACTTCCTGCAATAATGGCTTCTATGTATGCTTTATATCATGGAAAAAAAGGATTAATAGAAATAGCTGATTGCATTCATAAATATACTAAAAAATTAGAATTTTTATTAGTACACAATATAAATCATCTTTTTCAAGTAAACACTTTTTATTTTGATACGATCAGAATTAAAACAGATAACATAAGTAAAATAAGAAAAGTAGCAGAACATAAAAAAACTAATTTTAGATATGTAGACAAGAATCATTTAACTATTACTTTAGATGAAACAACTTGTCAAGAAGATGTAAATCATATTTTATCAATATTTTGTGAGGCTTATGATCAAAATAAAATAACGTATAAGCAAACAAATACAAAAAATATTGATAAATATCAATTTCCTAATTTTTTAAAAAGAACTTCTAATTTTCTAAAAAATAAAATTTTTCATAAATTTTATTCAGAAAATGAATTAATGCGTTATATCAAAAGATTAGAAAAAAAAGACATTTCCTTGATTCATTCTATGATTCCGTTAGGATCATGTACTATGAAATTAAATGCTGCTGCAGAATTATTTTCATTAAGTCAACATGAATGGAAAAATATACATCCTTTTGTTCCTGAAAAACAAGCGATGGGATATCATTTTGTAATTAAAAATTTACAAAAATATTTAAAAGAAATTACTGGATTTTCTGGCATTTCTTTACAACCTAATTCAGGAGCTCAAGGAGAGTATGCTGGACTTATGGTCATAAAACATTATCACCATTCATTACAAGAATATCAAAGAAATATAGCATTAATTCCTTCTTCTTCTCATGGAACAAATCCCGCTTCAGCAAATATGGCCGGAATGAAAGTCATATTAGTAGAGACAACAAGTGATGGATCTATTAATAGAATAGATTTATTAAAAAAAGTAAAAGAAAATAAAAATTTAATATCTGTATTAATGATTACTTATCCTTCTACTTATGGTGTATATGAAAATAATATTAAAGAAATTGTGAATATTATTCATGATCATGGAGGACAAGTTTATATGGATGGAGCAAATATGAACGCTCAAATAGGAATAATTAAACCCGCATATTTAGGAATAGATGTTTGTCATCTTAATCTTCATAAAACTTTTGCCATACCTCATGGAGGAGGAGGCCCTGGAATGGGGCCTATTTGTGTTGCTTCACATTTGAACCCTTTTATCCCTACCCATCCTTTTCAAAAAAGAAAAAATAACAATAAAAAAGTATTTACGATTTCTTCTTCTCCATATGGTTCTTCTTTAATTTTGACAATTTCTTATGCTTATATTCGTTTGTTGGGTCCAGATGGTCTTAGAAAATGTACAGAAATATCTGTGTTAAATGCAAATTATATCAAAGATAGATTAAAAAAATTTTATAATATATTATATGTAGGAAAAAATAATACTGTGGCGCACGAATTAATTATAGATTGTAGAGTATTTAAATCTACGAATATAGGAGTTATAGATATAGCAAAAAGAATGATGGATTATGGGTATCATGCCCCTACTATATCTTTTCCTGTAGAAGGATGTATGATGATAGAACCAACAGAAAGTGAATCTAAAGAAGAATTAGATCGTTTTATTGATACTCTTATTAATATAAGACAAGAAATTATAGAAATTGAGGATGGAAAATTTTCTAAAGAAAATAATGTATTAAAAAATGCTCCACATAGTATAGATATTTTGACTAAAGACAAATGGAAATATCCTTATAGTAGAGAAAAAGCCGCTTATCCATTGCATTGGATTAAAGATAGAAAATTCTGGCCATCAGTAAGTCGTGTAGATGATGGATATGGAGATAGAAATTTAATATGCACATGTAACTAA
- the mdh gene encoding malate dehydrogenase produces MKVTIIGAGNVGSSCASLLAQKDIVQKIVLLDIRNKLSKGKSLDISQMLPMIKSNTEVLGVCNDYSKSENSEIIIITCGIPRKPGMSRDDLVNTNAEIIRTVTKKSIFFSPKAKFIIVSNPLDVMAYVSYITAKIDSSRIIGMAGILDSTRYRFFLSKRLNVSPIDIQSLLLGGHGDTMVPLYRYTSISGIPIKEFLSEEENNEIIEKTKKGGEEIVNLLGTSAWMAPSASVIKMVEAILKNSKRIFPCSAFLKGQYGLENIYLGVPVILGKYGIEKIIELQLNKTEKNLLKKSADHVKNMISKLIH; encoded by the coding sequence ATGAAAGTAACTATTATTGGAGCAGGAAATGTAGGATCTTCTTGTGCTAGTTTATTAGCTCAAAAGGATATAGTACAAAAAATTGTTTTATTAGATATTAGAAATAAACTTTCAAAAGGAAAAAGTCTAGATATATCCCAAATGCTTCCTATGATAAAATCAAATACTGAAGTACTTGGAGTATGTAATGATTATTCCAAATCGGAAAATTCTGAAATTATTATTATTACTTGTGGAATTCCTAGAAAACCTGGAATGAGTAGAGATGATCTTGTTAATACAAATGCAGAAATTATTCGTACTGTAACTAAAAAATCTATTTTTTTTTCTCCAAAAGCTAAATTTATTATTGTATCTAATCCATTAGATGTTATGGCATATGTAAGTTATATAACAGCAAAAATAGATTCTTCTCGTATTATAGGTATGGCTGGAATATTAGATTCTACCAGATATCGTTTTTTTTTATCAAAAAGATTAAATGTTTCTCCTATTGATATACAATCTTTGTTATTAGGAGGACATGGTGATACAATGGTCCCTTTATATAGATATACATCTATATCAGGAATTCCTATTAAAGAGTTTTTATCAGAAGAAGAAAATAATGAAATTATTGAAAAAACAAAGAAAGGAGGAGAAGAAATAGTAAACTTATTAGGAACATCTGCTTGGATGGCTCCTAGTGCTTCTGTTATAAAAATGGTGGAAGCCATTTTAAAAAATTCTAAACGTATTTTTCCATGTTCTGCTTTTTTAAAAGGACAATATGGATTAGAAAATATATATTTAGGAGTTCCAGTTATTTTGGGAAAATATGGAATAGAAAAAATTATAGAATTACAATTAAATAAAACAGAAAAAAATCTGTTAAAAAAATCTGCAGATCATGTGAAAAATATGATTAGTAAATTAATTCACTAA
- a CDS encoding thiamine diphosphokinase, with protein MNHRFKTPEVGLFLNGEIPPILENKFSFYEKIFAVDGAFYYLNVFGISVDYVIGDFDSILKKDIPLETHLLKAYNQKYTDFDKALNIIYKQGFFNINVWGASGMEQDHFLGNLSTALKYKSKLSIIFHDKYHYYFFSDKKTSFYQKKNKKVSLFPFPKVEGLYTYGLKYSIKKGLLKIGKNIGIRNEAYNCSRKIEINYEKGELLIFIEK; from the coding sequence ATGAATCATAGGTTTAAAACTCCTGAAGTTGGATTATTTTTAAATGGAGAAATTCCCCCTATTTTAGAAAATAAATTTTCCTTTTATGAAAAAATATTTGCGGTAGATGGAGCTTTTTATTATTTAAATGTATTTGGAATTTCAGTAGATTATGTTATTGGAGATTTTGATTCTATTTTAAAAAAAGATATCCCTTTGGAAACACATTTATTAAAAGCTTATAATCAAAAATATACAGATTTTGATAAAGCTCTAAATATCATTTATAAACAAGGATTTTTTAACATAAATGTTTGGGGAGCAAGTGGTATGGAACAAGATCATTTTTTAGGAAATTTATCAACAGCCTTAAAATATAAAAGTAAATTATCTATTATATTTCATGATAAATATCATTATTATTTTTTTTCTGATAAAAAAACTTCTTTTTATCAGAAAAAAAATAAAAAAGTGTCTTTATTTCCATTTCCTAAAGTAGAAGGATTATACACTTATGGACTAAAATATTCCATAAAAAAAGGTTTATTAAAAATAGGAAAAAATATAGGAATAAGGAATGAAGCATATAATTGTAGTCGAAAAATAGAAATAAATTACGAAAAAGGAGAACTATTAATATTCATAGAAAAATAG
- the lptB gene encoding LPS export ABC transporter ATP-binding protein: MTLIAQNIYKKYKNQYVVKNVSIQLNPGEIVGLIGPNGAGKTTSFYMIVGFIKPDKGKIFLFDQDITSNPMYQRSKKGIGYLSQEPSIFRKLSVEDNILCILEMKNMSNKERIQITEKLIEEFKLKKIRKNRGDLISGGERRRTEIARCLAINPKFILLDEPFSGIDPIAIEELQKIIFSLKKKNIGILITDHNVQEIFTIADRIYLMFNGEIIKCGETKEIMKDSIVRKVYLGNRLKK, from the coding sequence ATGACTTTAATAGCTCAAAATATATATAAAAAATATAAAAATCAATATGTAGTCAAAAATGTTTCAATTCAATTGAATCCAGGAGAGATAGTAGGCCTAATAGGACCTAATGGAGCAGGAAAAACCACTTCTTTTTATATGATTGTAGGATTTATTAAACCAGATAAAGGGAAAATATTTCTTTTTGATCAAGATATTACATCAAATCCAATGTATCAACGTTCTAAAAAAGGAATTGGATATTTATCTCAAGAACCATCTATATTTAGAAAATTATCTGTAGAAGATAATATTTTATGCATATTAGAAATGAAAAACATGTCTAATAAAGAAAGAATACAAATTACAGAAAAACTAATTGAAGAATTCAAATTGAAAAAAATCAGAAAAAATAGAGGAGATCTTATTTCTGGAGGAGAACGAAGACGGACCGAAATAGCTAGATGTTTAGCTATCAATCCTAAATTTATTCTTTTAGATGAACCTTTTTCTGGAATAGATCCAATTGCTATAGAAGAACTACAAAAAATAATTTTTTCCCTAAAAAAAAAAAATATAGGTATATTAATTACAGATCATAATGTGCAAGAAATATTCACAATAGCAGATCGTATTTATTTAATGTTTAATGGAGAAATTATCAAGTGTGGAGAGACTAAAGAGATTATGAAAGACTCTATAGTAAGAAAAGTTTATTTAGGAAACAGATTAAAAAAATGA
- a CDS encoding peptidylprolyl isomerase — protein sequence MVSFIKKYFFLIFICSNFLHSSDLKKMSGIAMIIGNDVILDSDLKNSNNNKLHCNTDVIDDFIIQKLMLYYAKKDKSIQISDQELELKTQVFLSDMRKKYINQEEFLIQFENKNFLKELTEKIKNKQYIEKFYNKITEGIETSPEEVKYFFTKKQYKIPFFPKKICISYIIFHPKLSIINKKKIIYFLNKIKKEIHSDIDFSTKAILFSEDNLSALQGGLVKGMKINNLSKKFVDYVLSLKEGEISEPFETDLGFHLIKLDKKRKDDIDFRHILIKPKYSKYELHKTKSFAELFRKRILNKKIDLEKISDLLNQNNTIDVIVRNQVWLEENQLSKKMKKIFLFLKKGKITNPYKEIINGKEAFVMIKLLDKIPSKPVSFEKDYTILKNFVINIKKKEKIKNWAKEILKKTYYLKINC from the coding sequence ATGGTAAGTTTTATTAAAAAATATTTTTTTCTCATATTTATATGTAGTAATTTTTTACATTCTTCTGATTTAAAAAAAATGAGTGGAATAGCTATGATTATTGGAAATGATGTCATATTAGATTCTGATCTTAAAAATAGTAATAATAATAAATTACATTGTAACACTGATGTTATAGATGATTTTATCATTCAAAAATTAATGCTTTATTATGCAAAAAAAGATAAAAGCATACAAATTAGTGATCAAGAGTTAGAATTAAAAACTCAAGTCTTTTTATCAGATATGAGAAAAAAATATATCAATCAAGAAGAATTTTTAATACAATTTGAAAATAAAAATTTTTTAAAAGAATTAACTGAAAAAATTAAAAATAAACAGTATATAGAAAAATTTTATAACAAAATAACGGAAGGAATAGAAACCTCTCCTGAAGAGGTAAAATACTTTTTTACGAAAAAACAGTATAAAATTCCTTTTTTTCCCAAAAAAATATGCATTTCTTATATAATCTTTCATCCTAAATTAAGTATAATTAACAAAAAAAAAATAATTTATTTTCTAAATAAAATTAAAAAAGAAATACATTCTGACATTGATTTTTCCACTAAAGCTATTTTATTTTCTGAAGATAATTTATCAGCGTTACAAGGGGGTCTTGTAAAAGGAATGAAAATAAATAATCTTTCAAAAAAATTTGTAGATTATGTTCTTTCTTTAAAAGAAGGAGAAATATCTGAACCATTCGAAACAGATTTAGGATTTCATTTGATCAAATTGGATAAAAAAAGAAAAGATGATATTGATTTTAGACATATTTTAATAAAACCTAAATACTCAAAATATGAATTACATAAAACAAAATCATTTGCAGAACTATTTAGAAAACGTATTCTTAATAAGAAAATCGATTTAGAAAAAATATCTGATTTATTGAATCAAAATAATACAATTGATGTAATAGTACGGAATCAAGTTTGGTTAGAGGAAAATCAATTATCAAAAAAAATGAAAAAAATATTCCTTTTTTTAAAAAAAGGAAAAATCACTAATCCTTATAAGGAAATAATAAATGGAAAAGAAGCATTTGTTATGATCAAATTATTAGATAAAATTCCATCTAAACCCGTTTCTTTTGAAAAAGATTATACGATTTTAAAAAACTTTGTAATAAATATCAAAAAAAAAGAAAAAATAAAAAATTGGGCAAAAGAAATATTGAAAAAAACTTATTACTTAAAAATAAACTGTTAG
- a CDS encoding ABC transporter ATP-binding protein gives MKKNLNKKKSSLKQLIIISLNYKLILISTITTSILISFISAYRPKLIQKAIDIHILYKDFLGLKNILMLIIILLFLESIFHFILLYLSNVLAQNVIERIRILLFEKLLHFKNSFFNKTPIGKLVSYSVSDIETITVIFNDGILLVSGDVLRIIMIIIMMYTVHRKLSFLVFITIPFIYIITRFFQKTLKKTFHEERIQASRLNSFLQENIIGMSIIQLFHKEKEEYLKFKSINHKLMNAHFKTIFYFSIFFPIVEIISAVTISIVIFYGGFYAKVKPGQIIAFIFFIYLLFRPMRQIADRFNIIQRGIAGIERVFSILNSSEFIINRGNLRFEKLKGHIVFNNVHFSYIDDEKVLNGVSFEIKPGEKVAIVGSTGSGKSTITHLISRLYEINTGNIWIDGHSIQDIELKNLRSHIRVVTQDTFLFNDSIINNITLGDPSISINKIEKMAKKIGIHNFITSLPNGYKFIVKERGNLLSIGEKQLISFLRVQMHPYSVLILDEATASLNKELEKIIYHATDLLTKHKTSIIITHRLSTLENADNILAIDKGYIVEKGTHQELIQLNGYYAGLYKESFNKKN, from the coding sequence ATGAAAAAAAATTTGAATAAAAAAAAATCCTCCTTAAAACAATTAATTATAATTAGTTTAAATTATAAACTCATATTAATATCAACAATTACTACTTCTATACTAATTTCTTTTATATCTGCTTATCGTCCTAAATTAATACAAAAAGCTATTGATATTCACATTCTTTACAAGGATTTTTTAGGATTAAAAAATATATTAATGTTAATTATTATACTTCTTTTTTTAGAAAGTATATTTCATTTTATTTTGTTATATCTTTCTAATGTATTAGCTCAAAATGTAATTGAAAGAATAAGAATTCTTTTGTTTGAAAAATTATTACATTTTAAAAATTCCTTTTTTAATAAAACTCCAATAGGAAAATTAGTATCTTATTCTGTATCAGATATAGAAACTATAACTGTAATATTTAATGATGGAATTTTACTTGTTTCTGGAGATGTTTTGAGAATAATAATGATTATTATTATGATGTATACGGTCCATAGAAAATTATCTTTTTTAGTTTTTATAACTATTCCTTTTATATATATCATTACTCGTTTTTTTCAAAAAACCTTAAAAAAAACGTTTCATGAAGAACGTATTCAAGCTTCACGATTGAATAGTTTTTTACAAGAAAATATTATAGGAATGTCTATTATTCAACTTTTCCATAAAGAAAAAGAGGAATATTTAAAATTTAAATCTATTAATCATAAATTAATGAATGCTCATTTTAAAACCATTTTTTATTTTTCTATTTTTTTTCCTATAGTAGAAATAATTTCTGCGGTAACAATAAGTATTGTCATATTTTATGGAGGTTTTTATGCAAAAGTAAAACCCGGACAAATTATTGCTTTTATTTTTTTCATTTATCTTCTTTTTCGTCCTATGAGACAAATAGCAGATAGATTCAATATCATACAAAGAGGCATAGCTGGAATAGAACGAGTATTTTCTATATTAAATTCTTCAGAATTTATTATTAATAGAGGAAACTTGCGTTTTGAAAAATTAAAAGGGCATATTGTATTTAATAATGTTCATTTTTCTTATATAGATGATGAAAAAGTATTAAATGGAGTTTCTTTTGAAATTAAACCAGGAGAAAAAGTTGCTATAGTAGGATCAACAGGTTCTGGAAAATCGACGATAACTCATTTAATTTCTAGATTATATGAGATCAATACAGGAAATATTTGGATTGATGGACATTCTATTCAAGATATAGAACTTAAAAATTTAAGATCTCATATAAGAGTAGTTACACAAGATACTTTTCTGTTTAATGATTCTATTATTAATAATATTACTTTAGGCGATCCATCCATTAGTATAAATAAAATAGAAAAAATGGCAAAAAAAATAGGAATACATAATTTTATTACATCATTGCCTAATGGATACAAATTCATAGTAAAAGAAAGAGGAAACTTACTCTCTATTGGAGAAAAACAATTAATTTCTTTTTTAAGAGTTCAAATGCATCCTTATTCTGTACTTATATTAGATGAAGCAACAGCATCTTTAAATAAAGAATTAGAAAAAATAATTTATCATGCTACAGATCTTTTGACAAAACATAAAACTTCCATTATTATTACTCATCGTCTTTCTACATTAGAAAATGCGGATAATATATTAGCTATTGATAAAGGATATATAGTCGAAAAAGGGACACATCAGGAATTAATTCAATTGAATGGATATTATGCCGGATTATATAAAGAATCTTTCAATAAAAAAAACTAA
- the truA gene encoding tRNA pseudouridine(38-40) synthase TruA: protein MRFFIELSYNGKHFFGWQIQKKVNTVEEKLEYCLSKLLKTSINIVGASRTDKGVHAKQMFAHFDYEKKIKNDFVNRLNVFLPNSIKVFNIFPVKKNFHARFNAIKRTYKYYLTREKNPFNQDFSWYCFYPLNIQKMNEASKKIMEYQDFSSFCKKKRTNKNQSVKENNICQIYHAHWYEYNNVLCFTIEANRFLRSMVRSIIGTLIDVGRNKISINEFIKIIESQNSNFCKFIVPACGLFLTQILYPEDIFL, encoded by the coding sequence TTGAGATTTTTTATTGAATTATCTTATAATGGTAAACATTTTTTTGGATGGCAAATTCAGAAAAAAGTAAATACAGTAGAAGAAAAATTAGAATATTGTTTGTCAAAATTATTGAAAACATCTATAAATATTGTAGGGGCTAGTAGAACGGATAAAGGTGTTCATGCTAAACAAATGTTTGCCCATTTTGATTATGAAAAAAAAATAAAAAATGATTTTGTAAACAGATTAAATGTTTTTTTACCTAATTCTATTAAAGTTTTCAATATTTTTCCAGTGAAAAAAAATTTTCATGCAAGATTTAATGCTATAAAAAGAACATATAAATATTATTTAACACGCGAAAAAAATCCATTTAATCAAGATTTTTCTTGGTACTGTTTTTACCCTCTAAATATTCAAAAAATGAATGAAGCTTCAAAAAAAATTATGGAATATCAAGATTTTAGTTCTTTTTGTAAAAAAAAAAGAACTAATAAAAATCAAAGTGTAAAAGAAAATAATATATGTCAAATATATCATGCTCATTGGTATGAGTATAACAATGTTTTATGTTTTACTATTGAAGCTAATCGGTTTTTAAGATCTATGGTTAGGAGTATTATAGGAACACTGATTGATGTAGGAAGAAATAAAATAAGTATTAACGAATTTATAAAAATTATAGAATCACAAAATTCTAATTTTTGCAAATTTATAGTTCCAGCATGTGGCCTATTTCTTACTCAGATTCTATATCCAGAAGATATTTTTTTATGA
- a CDS encoding aspartate aminotransferase family protein, with the protein MKELEKDFFQYQTQINPYPMNIMVSHAEGSYIYGIDGKKYLDFVAGVSVNVLGHGNKKIKKAIKKQVDQYLHTMVYGEFIQSPCVRLCKKISENIPDPLTNTYLVNSGTEAVEGALKLAKCYTGKEEIISSKWSYHGSTHGSMSIMGYENYKRPFRPLLPLVKFITFNHIEELINSITEKTACVILETIQCSYGIILPDHSFLKEVRKLCNQKNVLMILDEIQTGFGRTGKLFAFEHYEIVPDILIMGKGMGGGMPISGFVSSEKIMKTFIDIAPLGHLTTFGGNPVSASSSLATLNQLINSNIMEQVSLKEKWIRKYLIHHEIKNIHGKGLLLSIELNNKETVEKVLKTCLKKGLILFRFLFHRNFIRISPPLTITKKEIQKGCSIIIESLNQLYN; encoded by the coding sequence ATGAAAGAATTAGAAAAAGATTTTTTTCAATATCAAACTCAAATTAATCCATATCCTATGAATATTATGGTAAGTCATGCTGAAGGAAGTTATATTTATGGAATAGATGGAAAAAAATATCTGGATTTTGTAGCAGGTGTTTCCGTGAATGTATTAGGACATGGAAATAAGAAAATAAAAAAAGCTATAAAAAAACAAGTAGATCAATACTTACATACTATGGTATATGGAGAATTCATACAAAGTCCTTGTGTTAGACTTTGTAAAAAAATATCAGAAAATATACCAGATCCACTTACTAACACTTACTTAGTGAATTCAGGAACAGAAGCAGTAGAAGGAGCTTTAAAATTAGCTAAATGTTATACAGGAAAGGAAGAAATTATATCCAGTAAATGGTCTTATCATGGAAGTACACATGGTTCTATGAGTATTATGGGATATGAAAATTATAAAAGGCCTTTTAGGCCTCTATTACCTTTAGTTAAATTTATTACATTTAATCATATAGAGGAATTAATAAATTCTATTACAGAAAAAACAGCTTGTGTGATTTTAGAAACGATTCAATGTTCTTATGGAATCATACTCCCTGATCATTCCTTTTTAAAAGAAGTAAGAAAACTGTGCAATCAAAAAAATGTTTTAATGATACTTGATGAAATTCAAACTGGATTTGGAAGAACAGGAAAACTTTTTGCATTTGAACATTATGAAATTGTTCCTGATATATTAATTATGGGAAAAGGAATGGGAGGAGGAATGCCTATTAGTGGTTTTGTATCATCTGAAAAAATTATGAAAACTTTTATTGATATTGCTCCTTTAGGCCATTTAACTACTTTTGGAGGAAATCCTGTTTCTGCTTCTTCTTCTTTAGCTACTTTAAATCAACTTATCAATTCTAATATAATGGAACAAGTTTCATTAAAGGAAAAGTGGATTAGGAAATATTTAATTCATCATGAAATCAAAAATATTCATGGAAAAGGACTTCTTTTATCTATTGAACTAAATAACAAAGAAACAGTAGAAAAAGTTTTAAAAACTTGTTTAAAAAAAGGATTAATATTATTTCGTTTTTTATTTCATAGGAATTTTATACGGATATCTCCTCCATTGACTATCACAAAAAAAGAAATCCAAAAGGGATGTTCTATTATTATTGAAAGTTTAAATCAACTTTATAATTGA